GATTACGATCTCGGACTAGTGGGTTGGAATTTCACCGAAGAAACGAGTGCCGTCGATAAGCAGACCTACGACACTACACTTCCCGGTTACAGCAACCAGGGGTACTATTTTGGCGATACCCTCAGCGATGCCGAAAGGACGGCCTTGATCGAGTACCTGAAGACCCTATGATTTCTTACTCGGCGTGTAGTGGTATGTGATTCGCATTCCACCCTGCTGAGGTTTGGCTTTGTTTTCCCCTGTGGAAATGGGCTTCGCTTTAGGCGCTGGCGGATTAAACCCAACGTTGAACTGCTTGTGATAGGTCACTCTAATATCCCGATTCTCAGGAACTAAGAATCTGAGCAACTTGACGACGCGCTGAGCCTCTTGATCGAATTCCGGTCCGAGTCCGGCAACGACCTTGGTCCCGACTACCTTTCCGGATTTGTCGATATCGGCTTTCACCCGCACGACCCCTTTGATTTGATCCGGAATACGCGACACGGGATACTTTAATCGGCTCTTAATGAATCCCGATAAGGCTTTGGTTCCTCCGGGGTATTCGGGTTGTCGAATGGACCGATGTTTGTGTTGCTTCACACGGCAAAGGTACTTTTTCGCCGTTAGAAGATTATATTCACCGTATCATGAAATCGATCCTTATTGCTTTTTTACTGTTCCCCTCGGCCCTCTTGGCTCAAGGGTCCGATTGGCTATTACTGCTGCCCAAGTGGGAAGTTGGCGAAGAGCGACG
This sequence is a window from Flavobacteriales bacterium. Protein-coding genes within it:
- a CDS encoding TonB family protein, which produces MKQHKHRSIRQPEYPGGTKALSGFIKSRLKYPVSRIPDQIKGVVRVKADIDKSGKVVGTKVVAGLGPEFDQEAQRVVKLLRFLVPENRDIRVTYHKQFNVGFNPPAPKAKPISTGENKAKPQQGGMRITYHYTPSKKS